Proteins encoded within one genomic window of Hemiscyllium ocellatum isolate sHemOce1 chromosome 1, sHemOce1.pat.X.cur, whole genome shotgun sequence:
- the LOC132820261 gene encoding interleukin-8-like produces the protein MNRAAAVLTAILLLCAIAAQGIPIPGNQGRCLCPKTSSDFIHPSAIKNLQYIPKGPHCETQEIIITKKNEQKVCVNPDAKWVKVIIKSRKASRRRN, from the exons ATGAACAGAGCAGCAGCTGTACTGACTGCCATCCTGCTCCTGTGTGCTATTGCTGCACAAG GCATTCCAATCCCAGGTAATCAAGGACGGTGTCTGTGTCCCAAGACCAGCTCTGATTTTATTCATCCAAGTGCTATCAAGAATTTACAATACATTCCCAAAGGACCACATTGTGAGACACAGGAGATAAT CATCACCAAGAAAAACGAGCAGAAAGTTTGTGTGAACCCTGATGCCAAGTGGGTGAAGGTTATCATTAAATCCAGAAAAG CTTCCAGAAGACGTAACTAA